The Deltaproteobacteria bacterium DNA window CTACGAGGGCGTCGACCGCATCCTGAATCCGGTTCCGCCCTTGATTTTCGTGCCCACTACATCGGGGACCTCGGCGGACGTGTCCCAGTTTGCCATCATTTCCAACCGCCGGGAATTGGTCAAGATCGCCATTGTCAGCAAGGCCATCGTCCCGGACGTGGCCCTGATCGATCCGGAAACCCTCGTGACCATGGACGCCTATCTTACGGCCTGCACCGGCATCGACGCCCTGGTCCATGCCGTGGAGGCCTTTGTGTCCACGGCGGCCTCGCCTATGACCGATCTCCACGCCCTGGAGGCCATCCGCCTGGTCACGGCGAACCTTCCGGCCTGCCTCCGGGAGCCCGGCAACCTGGAACTTCGGGGCAAGCTCATGCTCGGCAGCATGGAGGCCGGACTGGCCTTCTCCAACGCCATCCTGGGGGCGGTCCACGCCATGGCC harbors:
- a CDS encoding iron-containing alcohol dehydrogenase; this translates as YEGVDRILNPVPPLIFVPTTSGTSADVSQFAIISNRRELVKIAIVSKAIVPDVALIDPETLVTMDAYLTACTGIDALVHAVEAFVSTAASPMTDLHALEAIRLVTANLPACLREPGNLELRGKLMLGSMEAGLAFSNAILGAVHAMAHSLGGFLDLPHGECNALLLEHVVAFNYTHAPERYRAVAEVFGLGIRGLSDREIRERLIRAVRDLKKDAGVVRTLGSAGVSRSDIPVLASKAVRDACLLTNPRPANQRDIETVYEEAL